One window of Jannaschia sp. CCS1 genomic DNA carries:
- a CDS encoding radical SAM protein, translated as MDLYSQLRRFGVLDTHVPRYTSYPPTPHFTDTVGAMDYGRWLARIPEGSEVSLYIHIPFCQRLCWFCSARTQGAPGGAPVASYVDTLIREARAVGAALPPGVRARSVYWGGGTPTILSPADITRLSCAVHSAIPLTNDAEITVEVDPTEIDDARMDALAQMGMTRASIGVQDFDPEIQKIIGRAQSFEATKAAIDGLRARGVDGLTMGLLYGLPKQRRTSLARLTQLLLTLSPDRVTVQPYAHVPAIARRQSLIPTADLPTPEGQLALFDAAAGVLRWDGFDPIGIDHFALPSDALSTASSRGDLRRCFQGYTDNPGGVLLGLGASAVSRLPQGYAQNAPGTSAYLKAVAAGRFATARGHRLSKDDALRGRMIEMILCDFRIDIAKLLAERLGPVARIEDLLTHMLRQFPGQIARFEGGLRVRANSKAMVRVIARALDAYAP; from the coding sequence ATGGATCTCTATTCTCAACTGCGGCGTTTCGGCGTCCTCGATACCCATGTGCCCCGGTACACGTCCTACCCGCCCACGCCGCATTTCACAGACACGGTCGGCGCGATGGATTATGGCCGTTGGCTGGCACGGATCCCGGAGGGGTCGGAGGTCTCTCTCTACATACATATTCCCTTCTGCCAGCGGCTTTGCTGGTTTTGTTCGGCGCGCACCCAGGGCGCGCCGGGCGGGGCGCCCGTGGCCTCCTATGTCGATACTCTGATCCGCGAGGCCCGGGCCGTGGGGGCCGCTTTGCCACCCGGCGTGCGGGCGAGGAGTGTCTATTGGGGCGGCGGAACGCCGACAATTCTGTCGCCTGCCGACATCACGCGCCTGTCGTGCGCCGTGCACAGCGCTATTCCTTTGACCAATGACGCAGAGATTACGGTTGAGGTCGACCCGACCGAAATTGACGACGCGCGTATGGATGCACTGGCCCAGATGGGCATGACCCGCGCGTCCATCGGGGTGCAGGATTTCGACCCAGAGATCCAGAAAATCATCGGACGGGCACAAAGTTTCGAGGCCACAAAGGCCGCCATCGACGGGCTCCGCGCCCGGGGCGTGGACGGCCTGACCATGGGCCTTCTCTACGGCTTGCCAAAACAACGGCGCACCAGCCTGGCGCGTCTGACGCAGTTGCTTCTGACGCTGTCACCGGACCGCGTCACGGTGCAGCCCTATGCCCATGTGCCCGCAATTGCGCGCCGACAAAGCCTGATCCCCACGGCGGATCTACCCACGCCCGAAGGCCAGTTGGCGCTGTTCGATGCTGCCGCGGGGGTCCTGCGGTGGGATGGGTTTGACCCCATCGGCATTGACCATTTCGCTCTTCCCTCAGATGCGCTGTCGACGGCTTCAAGCCGGGGCGATCTGCGGCGCTGTTTTCAGGGCTACACCGACAACCCTGGCGGCGTGCTTCTGGGCCTCGGGGCCTCGGCGGTGTCCCGGCTGCCACAGGGCTACGCCCAGAACGCGCCCGGCACCTCGGCTTACCTGAAGGCCGTTGCGGCGGGGCGCTTCGCCACGGCACGCGGCCATCGTTTGAGCAAAGACGACGCTTTGCGCGGCCGTATGATCGAGATGATCCTGTGCGATTTCCGGATCGACATCGCCAAATTGTTGGCCGAAAGGCTGGGACCGGTGGCGCGAATTGAGGATTTGCTGACCCATATGTTGCGCCAGTTCCCCGGTCAGATCGCACGTTTTGAGGGCGGCCTCAGGGTGCGGGCAAATTCCAAGGCGATGGTCCGCGTGATCGCGCGCGCGCTGGACGCCTACGCACCTTAG
- a CDS encoding ABC transporter ATP-binding protein: protein MKTVLDVKNLSVDFAQDGRIVHAVRGVSFHVGKGETVALVGESGSGKSVTALSSVDLLPPSAQLNGSITYNGEQMIGASEAALRRVRGNDISFIFQEPMTSLNPLHTLERQITESLTLHQGLRGQAARDRIIQLLTKVGIRDPETRLGAYPHQLSGGQRQRVMIAMALANGPELLIADEPTTALDVTIQAQILDLLAELKRRERMSLLFITHDLAIVRRIADRVCVMQGGEIVEQGPTKTIFDNPQHPYTQKLLGAEPSGRPDPVPEDAKEILTTDKLRIWFPIQRGLLRRTVGHVKAVNEATLSVRQGETLGVVGESGSGKTTLALAIMRLIRSEGPIDFMDQHIPSLGKTELRTLRRDIQIVFQDPFGSLSPRMTIEQIVAEGLTVQGVNSTGRRRRVSEILEEVGLDPAMMHRYPHEFSGGQRQRIAIARAMILRPKLVVLDEPTSALDMTVQVQIVDLLRRLQRDHKLAFLFISHDLKVVRALSHKVMVMKQGDVVEAGRTEDLFANPRTTYTRELMKAAFGDASAA from the coding sequence ATGAAGACAGTTCTGGACGTCAAAAACCTGTCGGTGGATTTTGCGCAGGATGGCCGCATTGTGCATGCCGTGCGCGGCGTTAGCTTCCATGTCGGCAAGGGGGAGACGGTCGCCTTGGTCGGTGAGTCCGGCTCCGGCAAATCCGTCACGGCGCTGTCCTCGGTGGACTTGCTGCCCCCGTCGGCTCAACTCAACGGCTCCATCACCTACAACGGCGAACAAATGATCGGCGCGTCCGAGGCGGCGCTGCGCCGGGTCCGGGGCAACGACATCAGTTTCATTTTTCAGGAGCCAATGACCTCGCTCAACCCGCTCCATACGCTGGAGCGTCAGATCACCGAAAGCCTGACCCTGCATCAGGGGCTGCGCGGACAGGCGGCGCGGGACCGGATCATTCAACTGCTGACGAAGGTGGGTATACGCGACCCCGAAACACGCCTTGGCGCATACCCGCACCAATTGTCCGGCGGGCAGCGCCAGCGCGTGATGATTGCCATGGCCTTGGCGAACGGTCCGGAGCTGCTTATCGCCGATGAGCCGACCACAGCACTTGATGTGACCATTCAGGCGCAGATCCTGGACCTGCTGGCCGAGCTCAAGCGGCGGGAACGGATGAGCCTTCTGTTCATCACCCACGACCTAGCCATCGTGCGCCGCATCGCGGACCGGGTCTGCGTCATGCAGGGTGGTGAGATCGTCGAACAGGGGCCGACTAAGACCATCTTCGACAATCCCCAGCACCCGTACACCCAAAAGCTGCTGGGGGCCGAGCCATCTGGCAGACCTGATCCGGTGCCGGAGGATGCGAAAGAGATCCTGACAACCGACAAGCTCCGCATCTGGTTTCCGATCCAGCGCGGCCTTTTGCGGCGGACCGTAGGCCATGTGAAAGCGGTCAACGAAGCGACCCTGTCTGTCCGCCAGGGCGAGACCCTGGGCGTTGTGGGTGAAAGCGGGTCCGGCAAGACGACACTGGCACTGGCGATCATGCGCCTGATCCGGTCTGAGGGGCCGATCGATTTCATGGATCAACACATCCCGAGCCTTGGAAAGACGGAGTTGCGCACGCTGCGGCGCGATATCCAGATCGTGTTCCAGGATCCTTTTGGGTCCCTCAGTCCGCGGATGACGATTGAACAGATCGTCGCCGAAGGCCTGACCGTGCAGGGGGTCAATTCCACCGGCCGCCGTAGGCGGGTGAGCGAGATATTGGAAGAAGTCGGACTCGATCCGGCGATGATGCACCGCTACCCCCATGAGTTCTCGGGAGGTCAGCGCCAACGGATCGCCATCGCCCGCGCGATGATCCTGCGGCCCAAGCTGGTGGTGCTGGACGAGCCGACAAGCGCGCTGGACATGACGGTTCAGGTGCAGATCGTTGACTTGCTTCGGCGCCTGCAACGGGATCACAAGCTGGCATTCCTATTCATCTCCCACGACCTTAAGGTCGTGCGCGCGCTGAGCCACAAGGTGATGGTGATGAAGCAGGGCGATGTGGTGGAGGCGGGCCGGACCGAGGATTTGTTTGCCAACCCCCGCACGACCTACACCCGCGAACTGATGAAAGCGGCGTTCGGAGACGCCAGCGCCGCCTAA